The Thermococcus sp. genome contains a region encoding:
- a CDS encoding 2-oxoglutarate ferredoxin oxidoreductase subunit delta produces the protein MADAEKRTVVVREGYLVTGKAEEIVEIDIDTFLCKGCGVCVEMCPRKVFEWSKDLSEKGVHYPIPVNADKCVKCKLCELLCPDFAIAVRW, from the coding sequence ATGGCAGATGCCGAAAAGAGAACCGTGGTCGTTAGGGAAGGTTACTTGGTTACCGGGAAGGCGGAGGAAATCGTTGAGATAGACATCGACACTTTTCTCTGCAAGGGGTGTGGGGTCTGTGTCGAGATGTGCCCCCGGAAGGTCTTTGAGTGGAGCAAGGACCTGAGCGAGAAGGGTGTCCACTACCCAATCCCAGTCAACGCGGACAAGTGTGTTAAGTGCAAGCTCTGCGAGCTTCTATGCCCCGACTTCGCAATAGCGGTAAGGTGGTGA
- a CDS encoding 6-carboxytetrahydropterin synthase, producing the protein MNARVIERFKFAAAHSVAIEGRVEEVHGHTFRLEVAVEGSLRNGYVIDFLQLRAIVEEIIKKLDHINLNKLFENPTTENVALWIAERIREKLPEGVVLQRLTLWEGDENGVEFNF; encoded by the coding sequence ATGAATGCTCGTGTCATTGAGAGGTTCAAGTTTGCGGCCGCACACTCCGTGGCTATTGAGGGACGGGTCGAGGAGGTACACGGACACACTTTCCGCTTGGAAGTTGCCGTGGAGGGATCCCTTAGGAACGGATACGTCATAGACTTCCTCCAGCTGAGGGCCATAGTTGAGGAAATCATCAAAAAGCTCGACCACATAAACCTGAACAAACTCTTTGAGAACCCAACGACGGAGAACGTGGCCCTGTGGATAGCCGAGAGGATAAGAGAAAAGCTGCCAGAAGGCGTCGTGCTCCAGCGCTTGACCCTGTGGGAGGGCGATGAAAACGGGGTGGAGTTCAATTTTTAA
- a CDS encoding 2-oxoacid:ferredoxin oxidoreductase subunit beta, translating to MAKKIYSTYPMVKYLRKEALPTALCPGCGGGTVLNAFANAIDGLKIDPKDLVVVSGIGCSAWIASPYFLADTLHTTHGRAIAFATGVKVGLPDKKVVVISGDGDLASIGGNHLLHAARRNIDITVILVNNFIYGMTGGQVAPTTPFGAITTTSPYRNIEHPLQISETVAAAGASYVARWTTAHVYQLIESIKKALQVKGFSLVEVVSQCPVQFGRRNRMKEPAEMLRWFLKNSVPISKARKMSEDELEGKFIIGEFVDRKRPEYVDEINKLIDEVQESFGLRGD from the coding sequence ATGGCGAAGAAGATATACTCCACCTACCCGATGGTTAAGTACCTCCGCAAGGAGGCCCTTCCAACCGCCCTCTGTCCTGGCTGCGGCGGTGGAACGGTCCTCAACGCCTTCGCGAACGCGATCGACGGTCTCAAAATTGATCCCAAGGACCTCGTCGTCGTTAGCGGTATAGGTTGCTCCGCCTGGATAGCCTCACCGTACTTCCTCGCCGACACGCTCCACACGACCCATGGGAGGGCGATAGCCTTTGCCACCGGAGTCAAGGTCGGTTTGCCGGACAAGAAGGTCGTCGTTATAAGCGGTGACGGCGACCTGGCGAGCATAGGTGGAAATCACCTCCTCCATGCAGCAAGGAGGAACATCGACATAACGGTCATCCTCGTCAACAACTTCATCTACGGGATGACGGGCGGGCAGGTCGCTCCAACGACACCCTTCGGGGCGATAACGACCACATCCCCATACAGGAACATAGAGCACCCCCTCCAGATTTCCGAGACAGTGGCGGCCGCCGGAGCGAGTTACGTGGCGAGGTGGACCACCGCCCACGTCTACCAGCTAATCGAGAGCATCAAGAAAGCTCTTCAGGTGAAGGGCTTCTCGCTCGTTGAGGTAGTCTCCCAGTGCCCGGTCCAGTTCGGAAGGAGAAACAGGATGAAGGAGCCCGCTGAAATGCTCCGCTGGTTCTTGAAGAACTCCGTTCCCATAAGCAAGGCCAGGAAGATGAGCGAGGATGAGCTGGAGGGCAAGTTCATCATCGGGGAGTTCGTCGACAGGAAAAGGCCCGAATACGTCGACGAGATCAACAAACTGATAGACGAGGTTCAGGAGAGTTTTGGACTGAGGGGGGACTGA
- a CDS encoding 2-oxoacid:ferredoxin oxidoreductase subunit gamma, with product MQIRFAGIGGQGVVLAGVILGEAAAIEGLNVVQTQDYSSASRGGHSIADVIISKEPIYDVMVTEADVLVALAQLGYDTVKNSLKGDGLLIVETDLVKPERPHIGAPFTRLAEESTGLALTVNMVVLGYLVAKTGVVRRESVEEAIKRRVPKGTEEVNLKAFRAGYEEGSK from the coding sequence ATGCAGATCAGGTTCGCGGGAATAGGCGGTCAGGGGGTCGTCTTGGCCGGTGTCATACTCGGTGAGGCTGCTGCTATAGAGGGGCTGAACGTCGTCCAGACCCAGGACTACAGCTCCGCAAGCAGGGGCGGCCACTCTATAGCGGACGTGATAATATCCAAGGAGCCGATTTATGACGTCATGGTCACTGAGGCGGACGTTCTCGTCGCACTCGCCCAGCTCGGCTATGACACCGTCAAAAACTCCCTTAAGGGGGACGGTCTGCTCATTGTAGAAACCGACTTGGTCAAGCCGGAGAGGCCGCATATAGGCGCCCCCTTCACACGCCTGGCAGAGGAGAGCACCGGACTGGCCCTCACAGTTAACATGGTGGTGCTCGGATACCTCGTGGCGAAGACGGGAGTTGTGAGAAGGGAGAGCGTCGAGGAGGCTATTAAGAGACGTGTCCCCAAGGGGACCGAAGAGGTGAACCTGAAAGCGTTCAGGGCAGGATATGAGGAGGGATCGAAATGA
- a CDS encoding 2-oxoacid:acceptor oxidoreductase subunit alpha — translation MRYPFPTGKKDFIQGNEAIARAAILAGCRFYAGYPITPASEIFEAMALYMPLVDGVSIQMEDEIGSIAAIIGASWAGAKAMTATSGPGFSLMQENLGYAVMTETPIVVVNMMRGGPSTGQPTLPAQGDIMQSIWGTHGDHMLIVLSPSTVQEAFDFTIRAFNLAEKYRTPVVLLGDAEIAHMRERVYIPHPDDVKVIGRKLPESEEEHKLPFGDPHGDGIPPMPIFGRGYRTYVTGLTHDEVGHPKTVEAEIHERLIKRIYGKILGHKEDIISYEEFELEDADVAIVSTGIVSRSAIRAVKMLREKGIEAGLLKLNTVWPFDFDMMEELAERVRKIYVPEMNLGQLYHLVKEGADGKAEVELIPKIGGEVHTPMEIVEKVVG, via the coding sequence ATGAGATATCCATTTCCCACCGGTAAGAAAGACTTCATCCAGGGGAACGAGGCCATAGCACGGGCCGCTATCCTAGCGGGTTGCAGGTTTTACGCAGGGTACCCCATAACCCCCGCCAGTGAGATATTCGAGGCAATGGCCCTGTACATGCCCCTTGTGGACGGGGTGAGCATCCAGATGGAGGATGAGATAGGGAGTATTGCCGCGATAATAGGTGCATCATGGGCCGGGGCAAAGGCCATGACCGCCACGAGCGGCCCCGGGTTCAGTCTCATGCAGGAGAACCTCGGCTACGCCGTGATGACCGAGACACCCATAGTGGTCGTCAACATGATGCGCGGTGGTCCGAGCACCGGACAACCCACACTTCCAGCGCAGGGGGACATAATGCAATCCATCTGGGGAACTCACGGCGATCACATGCTCATCGTACTCTCACCCTCAACCGTGCAGGAGGCGTTCGATTTTACGATACGAGCGTTTAATCTGGCCGAAAAATACCGCACTCCCGTGGTGCTCCTTGGGGACGCCGAGATCGCCCACATGCGCGAGCGCGTTTACATCCCGCATCCAGATGACGTCAAGGTGATAGGCAGGAAGCTCCCCGAGAGCGAAGAGGAGCATAAACTGCCGTTCGGGGATCCCCACGGCGATGGAATTCCACCGATGCCTATATTCGGAAGGGGCTACCGTACGTACGTCACTGGGCTGACCCACGATGAGGTCGGCCACCCCAAGACAGTGGAGGCCGAGATTCATGAGAGGCTCATAAAGAGGATATACGGTAAGATACTTGGCCACAAGGAGGACATCATCTCCTACGAGGAGTTCGAGCTTGAGGACGCTGATGTGGCCATAGTCAGCACGGGTATCGTCTCCCGTTCCGCCATACGCGCGGTCAAAATGCTCCGTGAAAAGGGGATCGAGGCAGGCCTGCTTAAACTCAACACGGTTTGGCCATTCGACTTCGACATGATGGAGGAGCTGGCGGAGCGGGTGAGGAAGATATACGTGCCGGAGATGAACCTCGGACAGCTCTACCACCTGGTAAAGGAGGGGGCGGACGGAAAGGCCGAGGTCGAACTCATCCCCAAGATAGGCGGTGAGGTTCACACTCCGATGGAGATAGTCGAGAAGGTGGTGGGTTGA
- a CDS encoding 2-oxoacid:acceptor oxidoreductase subunit alpha, translating into MIIRGDEPEQLRLLRRLYKPGNYFMQGNEALSYGALFAGCRFYAGYPITPSSEIAETMARELPKLGGYYLQMEDEIGSIAAMVGASWTGFKVMTATSGPGFSLMQENLGYAVMTETPLVLVDVQRSGPSTGQATKGAQGDFFQARWGTHGDHPIVAVSPTSGQDAFWEVIRAFNIAEKLRTPVVFLFDGVLAHTRERVTIPSVEDVKITYRKLPDNEEEARLPFGDPHGDGVPPMPLFGKGYFTHVTGSTHKETGLRDVYTPEVHDKLVRRIHRKIEKNREVYEKYEEHFTDDAEILVVSWGVTARPALGAVLRARKEGIKAGLFVPKTVHPFPAERMRELAKKARAVLVAEMNLGQMIIEVERYVNGDVLLKGINKIGGVPLTVEEILREIRGVA; encoded by the coding sequence ATGATAATCAGGGGCGACGAGCCCGAACAGCTCCGGCTTCTGAGAAGGCTGTACAAACCGGGGAACTACTTCATGCAGGGAAACGAAGCACTCTCGTACGGGGCACTTTTTGCAGGATGTCGCTTCTACGCGGGTTACCCCATCACACCATCGAGTGAAATCGCCGAAACCATGGCCCGGGAACTGCCGAAGCTCGGCGGCTACTACCTCCAGATGGAGGATGAGATAGGGAGTATCGCTGCGATGGTTGGTGCCTCATGGACTGGGTTCAAGGTCATGACCGCCACGAGCGGCCCCGGGTTCAGTCTCATGCAGGAGAACCTCGGCTACGCCGTGATGACCGAGACCCCCCTCGTTCTGGTCGACGTCCAGAGGAGCGGGCCGAGCACGGGACAGGCCACGAAGGGCGCACAGGGCGACTTCTTCCAGGCTAGGTGGGGAACTCACGGCGACCATCCGATAGTGGCCGTTTCCCCGACGAGCGGACAGGACGCATTCTGGGAGGTTATAAGGGCATTCAACATCGCCGAGAAGCTTAGGACCCCGGTGGTCTTTCTGTTCGATGGTGTTCTGGCCCACACCAGAGAGCGGGTCACCATACCCTCAGTGGAGGATGTGAAGATAACCTACCGCAAGCTTCCGGATAACGAGGAAGAGGCAAGGCTCCCCTTCGGCGATCCCCACGGGGACGGCGTCCCGCCGATGCCCCTCTTCGGGAAAGGTTACTTCACCCACGTCACCGGCTCGACCCACAAGGAGACCGGCCTTAGGGACGTTTACACGCCGGAGGTTCACGATAAGCTCGTGAGGAGAATCCACCGCAAGATCGAGAAGAACCGCGAGGTTTACGAGAAGTACGAGGAGCACTTCACGGACGACGCCGAGATACTCGTCGTCAGCTGGGGCGTTACCGCTAGACCAGCCCTCGGAGCGGTTCTCCGAGCGAGGAAGGAGGGAATAAAGGCCGGTCTCTTCGTGCCGAAGACCGTCCACCCGTTCCCGGCGGAGAGGATGCGTGAGCTGGCCAAAAAGGCACGGGCAGTGCTCGTCGCAGAAATGAACCTCGGCCAGATGATAATCGAGGTCGAGCGCTACGTCAACGGCGACGTCCTCCTCAAGGGCATAAACAAAATCGGCGGAGTGCCTCTGACCGTTGAGGAGATCCTCCGCGAGATAAGGGGTGTTGCATGA
- a CDS encoding DUF192 domain-containing protein, whose amino-acid sequence MLTNETKNRTWHGPVRMADTFFRRFKGLMLVRNINYALIFVLPAETKANASIHTFFMLRDIDVIWLDSSRRVVDFRTAGMWRLYTPRRASKYIIEGPVGMIKVLGAEEGDLIEWSPTEDRGKTVPTKVSLPGKLSLTNHNGVAMTESLKDVRVQRL is encoded by the coding sequence ATGCTGACCAACGAGACCAAGAACAGAACATGGCACGGGCCCGTCAGAATGGCCGACACCTTCTTCAGACGCTTCAAGGGGCTGATGCTCGTCAGGAACATAAACTACGCCCTTATTTTCGTCCTGCCCGCCGAGACGAAAGCCAACGCCTCCATTCATACCTTCTTCATGCTGAGGGATATAGATGTCATCTGGCTCGATTCCTCCAGGAGGGTCGTGGACTTCAGAACCGCAGGGATGTGGAGGCTCTACACACCTAGGAGGGCCTCAAAGTACATAATCGAGGGGCCAGTTGGTATGATAAAGGTGCTCGGGGCTGAGGAGGGTGATCTGATAGAGTGGTCGCCGACGGAGGACAGGGGGAAGACGGTGCCCACCAAAGTCTCACTGCCAGGCAAGCTGAGCCTCACGAATCACAACGGGGTCGCGATGACCGAGAGTTTGAAGGACGTTAGGGTGCAGCGGCTTTAA
- a CDS encoding sulfite exporter TauE/SafE family protein: protein MIQYLIDFVIGLAIGSVAGLLGVGGGFLIVPTLTLMGLPVHQAIGTSLACITISSLSSAYTHLKKGAVLFRVVIVKESFSVPSAVLGAYLAAMLPEGLLRGIFAFLLIYLAYTMVRRGECSARTGTAGVRYRRVPIVGVISGLTSGLLGISGGVLNVPLFHTFIELPMRYAVGTSSLALFFTAFAATWAHYHLGQVRVETALLLAPGLIIGAHIGAKAAHSVSPTKLKLTFALLLILVALKMLV, encoded by the coding sequence ATGATTCAGTATCTCATCGATTTCGTCATCGGTCTCGCAATTGGGAGCGTTGCAGGTCTCCTTGGAGTGGGGGGAGGTTTTCTAATAGTGCCTACCCTGACCCTCATGGGACTCCCGGTACACCAAGCCATCGGGACCAGCCTCGCGTGCATAACTATAAGCTCCCTCTCCTCCGCCTACACCCATCTAAAGAAAGGTGCAGTGCTCTTTAGGGTAGTCATAGTAAAAGAGTCCTTTTCAGTACCTTCTGCCGTCCTGGGTGCGTACTTGGCGGCGATGCTTCCGGAGGGGCTCCTTCGCGGCATCTTTGCGTTTCTCCTCATCTACCTTGCCTACACGATGGTCCGGAGGGGAGAGTGTTCCGCCCGGACTGGGACAGCCGGCGTCAGGTACCGCCGTGTTCCTATTGTGGGAGTAATATCGGGCCTCACATCTGGCCTTTTGGGAATCAGCGGGGGGGTTCTGAACGTTCCCCTCTTTCACACCTTTATAGAGCTGCCTATGAGGTACGCTGTTGGTACCTCCAGCTTAGCGCTATTTTTTACGGCCTTTGCCGCAACGTGGGCGCACTATCACCTGGGGCAGGTTAGAGTTGAAACCGCTCTGCTACTTGCACCAGGGCTTATAATTGGTGCACACATCGGGGCAAAAGCTGCCCACTCAGTAAGTCCAACAAAGCTCAAGCTCACGTTTGCACTGCTCCTCATCCTGGTTGCTCTCAAGATGCTCGTTTAA
- the metG gene encoding methionine--tRNA ligase, with translation MVRYMVTSALPYANGPIHLGHLAGAYLSADIFVRYLRLKGNEVLFVCGTDEHGTPITFRALKEGRSPREIVDEFHERIKTAFQRARISFDYFGRTELPVHYRVSQEFFLKALENGHLVKKVTKQAYCEHDRMFLPDRYVIGTCPYCGAENQRGDQCEVCGHPLTPEKLINPRCNICGHPITFKDSAHYYIRMEDFEKRLKEWVIGQEHWKPNVRNTVLGWINEGLEERAMTRDLDWGIPIPLDDEDVRGKVLYVWFEAPIGYISITIDGLRRDGRENEWKKFWLNLDGETRVIHFIGKDNIPFHAIFWPAFLLAYGKYRDGEVEAEWLLPYDIPANEYLNFEGRKFSTSRNWAIWVHEFLDVFPADYLRYYLTAVMPETRDSDFSFADFKSKINEELVNNLGNFVHRAMTFANRYFDGTVPERGGLDDLDRQAFEEIERAFEETGKLIAQYRFKDALKRVMELAIFGNRYFDYQKPWKTAKTDRVRTATTVNISLQLVKALGILLEPFLPDAGEKIWHLLNLEELKRWEFTEIPAGHRVRKATPMFRKVSDEDIIYFIVNYIARGNPESARLLLDKYYKRDDVVKVALERFKNGEEARAILKSIYRDEIGAKAEKSGKALKKEKVKKREKGGESVEYISFDEFMKLDLRVGKIIEVKDHPNADKLYLVKVDLGNEVRQLVAGLKRYYKPEELLNHYVVIIANLEPKKLRGVESQGMLLAADDGENVALLMPDKGIKLGSRIR, from the coding sequence ATGGTCAGGTACATGGTCACCTCTGCACTTCCATACGCGAACGGACCGATCCATCTGGGACATCTGGCGGGGGCGTACCTCTCGGCGGACATCTTCGTTCGCTACCTCAGGTTGAAAGGGAATGAGGTGCTGTTCGTCTGTGGAACGGACGAGCATGGGACCCCAATAACCTTCAGGGCCCTCAAAGAGGGCAGAAGTCCAAGGGAAATAGTCGATGAGTTTCATGAGCGCATAAAGACCGCGTTCCAGAGGGCGAGGATAAGCTTTGACTACTTTGGCAGGACGGAGTTGCCGGTCCACTACAGGGTAAGCCAGGAGTTCTTCCTCAAGGCCCTTGAGAACGGCCACCTCGTCAAGAAAGTCACCAAACAAGCCTACTGCGAGCATGACAGGATGTTCCTGCCGGACAGATACGTCATAGGCACATGTCCCTACTGCGGCGCTGAGAACCAGCGCGGGGACCAGTGTGAGGTCTGCGGCCACCCGCTGACGCCGGAGAAGCTCATCAACCCGCGCTGCAACATCTGCGGCCACCCGATAACCTTCAAGGACTCCGCCCACTACTACATCCGGATGGAGGACTTCGAGAAGAGACTGAAGGAGTGGGTTATTGGCCAGGAACACTGGAAGCCCAACGTCAGGAACACGGTCCTCGGCTGGATTAACGAGGGACTCGAAGAGAGGGCCATGACACGGGACCTCGACTGGGGTATTCCCATCCCCCTCGACGATGAGGACGTTAGGGGGAAGGTCCTCTACGTGTGGTTTGAAGCGCCGATAGGGTACATCAGCATAACGATTGACGGTCTCAGGAGGGATGGAAGGGAGAACGAGTGGAAGAAATTCTGGCTGAATCTCGATGGTGAGACAAGGGTTATCCATTTCATCGGCAAGGACAACATCCCGTTCCACGCAATATTCTGGCCTGCCTTCCTCCTCGCGTATGGCAAATACAGGGACGGGGAAGTCGAGGCCGAGTGGCTTTTGCCGTACGACATCCCCGCCAACGAGTACCTCAACTTTGAGGGCAGGAAGTTCTCAACCAGCAGGAACTGGGCCATATGGGTTCACGAGTTCCTCGATGTCTTCCCGGCGGACTACCTCCGCTACTACCTCACCGCAGTAATGCCCGAAACTCGCGACAGCGACTTCAGCTTCGCCGATTTCAAGAGCAAGATAAACGAGGAACTGGTCAACAACCTCGGAAACTTCGTCCACAGGGCAATGACCTTCGCCAACCGCTACTTCGATGGAACTGTGCCGGAGAGGGGTGGGCTGGACGACCTCGATAGGCAGGCTTTTGAAGAGATTGAGAGAGCCTTTGAGGAGACCGGAAAGCTGATAGCTCAGTACAGGTTCAAGGACGCGTTGAAGCGGGTCATGGAGTTAGCAATCTTCGGCAACCGCTACTTCGACTATCAGAAGCCGTGGAAGACGGCCAAAACCGACCGCGTGAGGACGGCAACAACCGTGAACATATCCCTCCAGCTCGTTAAGGCCCTCGGAATACTGCTTGAGCCGTTCCTTCCAGATGCGGGCGAGAAGATATGGCACCTCCTCAACCTTGAGGAGCTCAAGCGCTGGGAGTTCACCGAGATTCCGGCCGGGCACAGGGTCAGGAAGGCCACACCAATGTTCAGGAAGGTGAGCGATGAGGACATCATCTACTTCATCGTGAACTACATAGCGAGGGGCAACCCGGAGAGTGCCAGACTGCTCCTCGACAAGTACTACAAGCGGGACGACGTTGTGAAAGTAGCTCTGGAGCGCTTCAAGAACGGGGAGGAAGCAAGGGCAATCCTTAAGAGCATTTACAGGGATGAAATTGGGGCTAAAGCTGAAAAGTCCGGAAAGGCATTGAAGAAGGAGAAAGTGAAGAAAAGGGAGAAGGGTGGTGAAAGCGTGGAGTATATCAGCTTCGATGAGTTTATGAAGCTTGACCTCAGGGTTGGAAAAATAATAGAGGTTAAGGACCACCCCAACGCAGACAAACTCTACCTTGTCAAGGTGGACCTCGGAAATGAAGTCAGACAGCTGGTGGCGGGACTGAAGAGGTACTACAAACCGGAGGAGCTGCTCAACCACTACGTAGTCATCATAGCGAACCTTGAACCCAAGAAGCTCCGCGGTGTGGAAAGCCAGGGAATGCTCTTAGCGGCCGACGACGGCGAGAACGTTGCTCTCCTCATGCCGGATAAGGGGATAAAGCTTGGCTCAAGAATAAGATGA
- a CDS encoding MarR family transcriptional regulator, whose amino-acid sequence MLKRLVSPVLVMILLLGLVHAEYTTSSVTLTVYPDGYVGVEYDIVPPNYTSQISVPLLGSHVENLFVADENGDPLNFQDENGTLVVYLEKDSLVNVSYVTPDLTSKKGLVWTLSVNLSVPFTVVLPKSAVVVDLSDIPIEIAGNSITMPPGNQSISYALIYSTTQSYTPENAQRGGARDWTWVLLVLLAGGIAGAYLTFTRRRKSTRGEETKKTALSREEFERMLGDLDLNDDERRSLLYVYDRGGKASQAEVREALGLPKTTAWRMFRRLERKGLVRILKGKKENWVELRF is encoded by the coding sequence GTGCTAAAAAGGCTTGTATCCCCGGTGCTGGTCATGATCTTGTTGCTCGGCCTTGTGCATGCAGAGTACACCACATCCTCCGTGACACTGACGGTGTACCCTGATGGGTACGTTGGTGTGGAATATGACATCGTCCCCCCGAACTACACCTCTCAGATCAGTGTTCCACTGTTGGGATCTCACGTTGAGAACCTGTTCGTGGCCGATGAAAACGGGGATCCCCTCAACTTCCAGGACGAGAACGGCACCCTCGTTGTCTACCTTGAGAAAGATAGTCTAGTTAACGTTTCTTACGTAACCCCCGACCTGACTTCCAAGAAAGGTCTGGTGTGGACACTCAGTGTTAACCTCAGCGTGCCTTTCACGGTTGTCCTCCCTAAGAGCGCGGTGGTCGTCGACCTGAGCGATATCCCCATTGAGATCGCGGGCAACTCGATAACGATGCCGCCAGGGAATCAAAGCATCTCCTACGCCCTCATATACTCCACTACACAATCGTACACCCCGGAGAACGCACAGCGGGGGGGAGCCCGTGATTGGACGTGGGTTCTTCTGGTCCTCTTGGCGGGAGGAATCGCTGGGGCTTATCTGACCTTCACGAGGAGAAGAAAAAGCACCAGAGGGGAGGAAACAAAAAAGACGGCACTAAGCAGGGAGGAATTTGAACGAATGCTGGGGGATCTTGACCTGAACGATGACGAGAGAAGGTCCCTACTTTACGTGTACGACAGGGGCGGAAAGGCCAGCCAGGCGGAGGTCAGAGAAGCCCTTGGTCTCCCGAAGACGACCGCATGGAGGATGTTCAGAAGGCTCGAGAGGAAGGGTCTCGTGAGGATACTGAAGGGAAAGAAAGAGAACTGGGTGGAGCTCAGGTTTTGA
- a CDS encoding 2-oxoacid:ferredoxin oxidoreductase subunit gamma translates to MRKEVLFSGFGGQGVILAGVILGRAAAVYEDLYAVQTQAYGPESRGGASMAGVVISDEPIDYPKVISPDYAVLFSQEAYNKYIHSMREGGTVVVEEELVPSRNAAAEKSLKVYALPLTELAEQTTGLSLTMNILTLGLLVEATGIIGREAIERAVLDAVPRGTEELNLKALHKGFDIGVRIRDDES, encoded by the coding sequence ATGAGGAAAGAGGTCCTTTTCAGTGGATTCGGTGGTCAGGGGGTTATACTGGCCGGAGTCATCCTTGGAAGAGCCGCAGCGGTCTACGAAGACCTCTACGCCGTGCAGACCCAAGCCTATGGCCCAGAATCCAGAGGTGGTGCAAGCATGGCCGGGGTTGTGATCAGCGACGAGCCAATAGACTACCCGAAGGTCATCTCCCCGGATTACGCGGTTCTCTTCTCTCAAGAGGCTTACAACAAGTACATCCACTCCATGAGAGAAGGAGGCACGGTTGTAGTGGAGGAAGAGCTCGTACCCTCCAGAAACGCGGCGGCTGAAAAGAGCCTGAAGGTCTACGCACTCCCCCTGACCGAGCTCGCGGAGCAGACCACCGGCCTGAGTCTAACCATGAATATACTCACCCTTGGGCTCCTGGTGGAAGCAACTGGGATAATCGGAAGGGAGGCGATAGAGCGAGCCGTTCTCGACGCCGTCCCGAGGGGAACCGAAGAGCTTAACCTCAAGGCCCTGCATAAGGGCTTTGACATCGGTGTCAGGATCAGGGACGACGAATCTTGA
- a CDS encoding 2-oxoacid:ferredoxin oxidoreductase subunit beta, with protein MYFKSAYDIREKYLRREMLPTIFCPGCGIGSALQYTLRAIDDLGMNPDEIVWVSGIGCSSRVPGYVNFDGLHTTHGRALAFATGIKLANPNLKIIAFMGDGDTSAIGGNHFIHAIRRNLDVTVILINNFTYGMTGGQVAPTTLKGLKGTTAPYGQFENPFDIAGLAVAAGANYVARWSVFNYIQGINSIKKALQKEGFTLVEFLSPCPVSFGRRNRMKTAPELLRWYQRITVPLNKAKKMSPEELEGKVVIGEFVDRDRPGLIRAYREYIKRAKKAMGWKE; from the coding sequence ATGTACTTTAAGTCAGCTTACGACATCCGCGAGAAGTACCTCAGAAGGGAGATGCTACCAACGATATTCTGTCCAGGTTGCGGGATAGGCTCCGCACTCCAGTACACCCTCCGTGCGATAGACGACCTCGGCATGAACCCCGACGAGATAGTCTGGGTCAGTGGAATAGGCTGTTCCTCCCGTGTCCCGGGCTACGTCAACTTCGACGGCCTGCACACGACTCACGGGAGGGCTCTGGCCTTTGCCACGGGCATAAAGCTAGCCAACCCGAACCTCAAAATAATCGCCTTCATGGGCGACGGCGACACATCAGCCATAGGCGGTAACCACTTCATCCACGCCATCAGGAGAAACCTGGACGTCACCGTGATCCTCATCAACAACTTCACCTACGGAATGACGGGCGGTCAGGTCGCACCTACAACCCTCAAGGGGCTTAAGGGGACCACCGCCCCGTACGGCCAGTTTGAGAACCCATTCGACATAGCTGGCCTGGCGGTTGCGGCCGGGGCGAACTACGTGGCCAGGTGGAGTGTCTTCAACTACATACAGGGCATCAACAGTATCAAGAAGGCCCTCCAGAAAGAGGGCTTTACCCTCGTTGAGTTCCTCAGTCCCTGCCCGGTGAGCTTCGGAAGGCGGAACAGGATGAAGACCGCACCGGAGCTTCTGCGCTGGTACCAGAGGATAACCGTGCCCCTGAATAAGGCGAAGAAGATGTCTCCAGAGGAGCTTGAGGGCAAGGTCGTCATCGGCGAGTTCGTCGACAGGGACAGGCCCGGACTGATCAGGGCGTACCGCGAGTATATAAAGCGCGCAAAGAAAGCTATGGGGTGGAAGGAATGA